The following proteins are co-located in the Heptranchias perlo isolate sHepPer1 chromosome 30, sHepPer1.hap1, whole genome shotgun sequence genome:
- the LOC137299977 gene encoding cytochrome c oxidase subunit NDUFA4-like: MLQLVVRQVKSHPSLIPLFVFIGAGSLGASMYLLRLALRNPDVSWNRKNNPEPWNNVAPTHQYKFFSVNMDYSKLKKDRPDF, translated from the exons ATGTTGCAATTGGTTGTCCGGCAGGTGAAGAGCCACCCGAGC TTAATTCCATTGTTTGTCTTCATTGGAGCCGGAAGTCTTGGAGCAAGCATGTACCTCCTACGGCTTGCTCTCCGCAACCCAGATGTTAG CTGGAATCGCAAGAACAACCCTGAGCCATGGAATAACGTGGCTCCCACTCACCAGTACAAG TTCTTTTCTGTAAACATGGACTACAGTAAACTGAAGAAGGATCGCCCAGACTTCTAA